Proteins encoded by one window of Halomonas sp. SH5A2:
- a CDS encoding BCCT family transporter, with protein sequence MKESSNSKSPPLADDMQTDYVVGQDNISGNLGPFGFDIHNRVFAVSAIASAIFIILTLLFPERAGSTFQSIVAFSTGTLDWYFMIIVDFFILFSLALVVLPHGSVRLGGPDARPEHSYLSWFAMLFTAGIGIGLLFFGVLEPVYHANVSLPLGVASPFGGDGELNPDAIADASALGLAGTYLHWGIHGWAVYVVMALALGIFTYNKGLPFSIRSAFFPILGERVWGWWGHVIDILAVFSTLFGLATSLGLGAQQANAGMNFVFGLEVSTFTQVIVIILVTAVALVSVWRGLEGGLKKLSEINMILAVLFFFFVLFAGPTLVALSGFWSGLVTYVTDFLPLSAPFGRDDDAYRQSWTIFYWAWWISWAPFVGMFIARVSRGRTVREFVLCVLLVPSLFIFIWMGVFGATALDQLYANPAASLVKEYVIDSYRPELSLFGMLNELPLTGLMSTLGIVLALIFFVTSSDSGSLVIDTITAGGKIDAPRPQRMFWAIVEGLIAIVLLIGGGLSALQAGVTATAIPFSVVLLLMCYSIIKALNGELRHLRS encoded by the coding sequence ATGAAAGAGTCAAGCAATTCTAAATCCCCGCCCCTGGCAGATGACATGCAGACTGACTATGTCGTTGGCCAAGACAATATCTCGGGAAACCTCGGCCCTTTTGGTTTTGATATTCACAACCGGGTCTTTGCGGTATCAGCCATTGCGTCCGCCATTTTCATTATACTGACGCTGCTGTTTCCTGAGCGGGCAGGCAGCACTTTCCAGTCCATCGTCGCCTTTTCCACGGGGACACTGGACTGGTACTTCATGATCATCGTGGACTTTTTTATTCTGTTTTCCCTGGCGCTGGTCGTCCTGCCCCACGGGTCGGTCAGGCTGGGCGGGCCTGATGCCCGACCGGAGCATAGCTACCTCTCCTGGTTCGCGATGCTGTTTACCGCTGGGATCGGCATCGGCCTTCTGTTCTTCGGGGTGCTGGAGCCGGTTTATCATGCCAACGTCTCCCTGCCTCTGGGGGTCGCCTCGCCGTTCGGTGGCGATGGGGAGTTGAACCCTGACGCCATTGCCGACGCCAGCGCGCTGGGCCTTGCCGGTACCTATCTGCATTGGGGTATCCACGGCTGGGCGGTGTATGTGGTGATGGCACTGGCACTGGGCATCTTCACCTACAACAAGGGGCTACCTTTCTCCATCCGCTCGGCGTTCTTTCCGATTCTCGGCGAGCGCGTCTGGGGCTGGTGGGGACACGTCATCGATATTCTGGCGGTGTTTTCCACCCTTTTTGGTCTGGCGACCTCGCTCGGGCTTGGGGCTCAGCAGGCCAATGCGGGGATGAACTTCGTCTTCGGCCTGGAGGTGAGCACTTTCACCCAGGTCATCGTCATCATTCTGGTAACGGCAGTGGCGCTGGTATCGGTTTGGCGCGGGCTTGAGGGCGGCTTGAAGAAACTTTCCGAGATCAACATGATCCTGGCTGTCCTGTTCTTCTTTTTCGTGCTGTTCGCCGGCCCAACCCTGGTTGCGCTAAGCGGGTTCTGGTCAGGGCTTGTCACCTATGTGACTGACTTCCTGCCTTTATCAGCGCCCTTTGGCCGTGACGACGATGCCTACCGTCAGTCATGGACCATCTTTTACTGGGCGTGGTGGATCAGTTGGGCACCGTTCGTGGGCATGTTCATCGCTCGGGTGTCACGGGGCCGCACGGTGCGCGAATTCGTGCTTTGCGTGCTGTTGGTACCCAGCCTGTTCATCTTTATCTGGATGGGCGTCTTCGGCGCCACGGCGCTGGATCAGCTCTACGCCAACCCCGCCGCCAGCCTGGTCAAGGAGTATGTGATCGACAGCTACAGACCTGAGCTTTCGCTTTTCGGCATGCTCAACGAACTGCCGCTGACCGGCCTAATGTCGACCCTGGGTATCGTCCTGGCGCTGATCTTCTTTGTCACCTCATCGGATTCCGGTTCCCTGGTGATCGATACCATCACCGCCGGCGGCAAGATCGATGCGCCAAGGCCCCAGCGTATGTTCTGGGCCATTGTGGAGGGTCTGATCGCGATCGTGCTACTTATCGGCGGTGGCCTGTCAGCGCTTCAGGCGGGCGTAACCGCCACCGCGATTCCGTTCTCTGTCGTGCTCCTATTGATGTGCTACTCGATCATCAAGGCGCTCAATGGCGAGTTACGGCACTTACGCAGCTGA
- a CDS encoding GlsB/YeaQ/YmgE family stress response membrane protein, which yields MGFIAWLIIGGLAGWIAGNIMRGGGFGVLGNIGVGIVGAVLGGFLFSLLGLQAGGFIGSLVTAIVGAVVLLWIISKVKQA from the coding sequence ATGGGTTTCATTGCTTGGTTAATTATTGGTGGTCTGGCTGGCTGGATTGCCGGCAACATCATGCGAGGCGGCGGATTTGGCGTGCTGGGTAATATCGGCGTCGGGATTGTGGGCGCCGTGTTAGGTGGCTTTTTGTTCAGCCTACTGGGCCTGCAGGCCGGTGGCTTTATTGGCTCACTGGTTACGGCCATCGTCGGGGCGGTGGTATTGCTGTGGATTATCAGCAAGGTGAAACAGGCCTAG
- a CDS encoding YcjX family protein, translating into MRQPFHRELSNLIERGRDRQLRLAVTGLSQAGKTAFLTSLVNQLRHAGVEAQLDLLPAAREGRLLGAQRLNQPDLGVPRFPYDPGMAALRDTPPRWPEPTRGISELRLQLRYRPAQQGWLAPDIAHLTLDLFDYPGEWLLDLPLLQHDFYSWCQAQPLHSGDQRRAMFSEWLAEAETLDPAAEADEAQLASLAEAYAEGLRRAKQAGFSNLQPGRFLLPGELDGAPVLQFFPLPKLTMPKEELEALPSDSLYATLAARFRYYQQQVVRPFYRDHFRRFDRQIVLVDVLGALNAGPERFEDLSQALSQLMHSFDYGQRSLLTRLFAPKIDRLAIAATKADHVTPDQHGHVVQLLEALLAEPLKDLRFANVPVKALSLAAIRATEAREVVQNGQRSPALRGTTLEGEDVLVYPGDVPPRLPTHDFWQQQGFDFPSFRPMNTRSEALGHIRMDAAIDWLIGDKLI; encoded by the coding sequence ATGCGCCAGCCGTTTCATCGCGAGCTGAGTAACCTGATAGAACGTGGCCGCGACCGCCAACTTCGGCTGGCGGTCACCGGTCTCTCCCAGGCGGGTAAAACGGCCTTTCTGACCTCCCTGGTCAATCAGCTACGCCATGCTGGCGTTGAAGCACAGCTAGACCTGCTACCGGCAGCCCGCGAGGGGCGCTTGCTCGGTGCTCAGCGCCTTAACCAGCCCGACCTGGGCGTGCCGCGGTTTCCCTACGACCCGGGAATGGCCGCACTGCGCGATACGCCACCCCGTTGGCCTGAGCCCACTCGGGGGATCAGCGAACTGCGCCTGCAGTTACGCTACCGCCCTGCTCAACAGGGTTGGCTGGCACCCGACATTGCCCACCTTACGCTTGATTTATTCGACTACCCCGGCGAGTGGCTGCTCGATTTACCACTGCTGCAACACGATTTTTACAGCTGGTGCCAGGCACAACCGCTGCACTCAGGCGACCAGCGCCGCGCCATGTTCAGCGAATGGCTGGCTGAAGCAGAAACCCTCGACCCCGCCGCCGAAGCCGACGAAGCACAGCTGGCAAGCCTCGCTGAGGCGTACGCAGAAGGCCTACGACGCGCCAAGCAGGCGGGCTTTTCCAACCTCCAGCCGGGGCGTTTTTTATTGCCGGGGGAGCTCGATGGAGCGCCGGTGTTGCAGTTTTTCCCGCTGCCCAAGCTCACTATGCCCAAAGAGGAACTGGAGGCACTTCCCTCTGACAGCCTGTATGCCACCCTGGCCGCACGCTTTCGCTATTACCAGCAGCAGGTCGTGCGGCCCTTTTACCGCGACCATTTCCGCCGCTTTGACCGCCAGATTGTATTGGTGGATGTATTGGGCGCGCTCAACGCCGGGCCTGAGCGATTCGAAGACCTGTCCCAGGCGCTCAGCCAACTGATGCACAGCTTTGATTATGGCCAACGAAGCCTGCTGACACGGCTGTTTGCCCCCAAGATCGATAGGCTAGCCATTGCCGCTACCAAAGCGGACCATGTTACGCCCGACCAGCACGGCCATGTCGTTCAACTGCTTGAAGCCTTGTTGGCTGAACCCCTCAAGGATCTGCGCTTTGCCAATGTGCCCGTCAAAGCGCTTTCGCTGGCCGCGATTCGTGCCACCGAAGCGCGCGAAGTGGTACAAAACGGTCAGCGTTCGCCCGCTCTGCGGGGCACAACGCTTGAGGGCGAAGACGTGCTGGTCTATCCCGGCGATGTCCCGCCCCGTTTGCCGACGCACGACTTCTGGCAACAGCAAGGCTTTGACTTTCCCAGCTTTCGCCCCATGAATACGCGCTCTGAAGCCCTTGGCCACATTCGCATGGACGCCGCTATCGATTGGCTGATTGGAGATAAACTTATATGA
- a CDS encoding OmpA family protein: MLEDHRSGPRHDSLMSTYREDDSGSIWMVSYIDIMTLLVALFVIIIAAAGATSPAWMATEPTPEPLFDSLPPLEVPLPEPLANVRDERRYPTNWLGGELLTGTITAAQGVAGRPRQTRRGVPPLLAMPDPAEESTAALSEPRLPMPLVPVEQPPLQFPLANYMVVLTDNPPSNVETLSDNAIEGALALREQMERSPYLPDLDGVEVSRVEEGISLRVQDKLLFPSAEAGLTNDGSELISSLLDTIQRYDGEVWVEGHTDSQTIDTPEYSSNWALSSARAIAIVEALERSGVASDRLRAVGLSATQALADNDTAEGRARNRRVEVVIHVE; encoded by the coding sequence ATGCTTGAAGATCACCGCAGCGGACCTCGCCACGACTCGCTTATGTCCACCTACCGTGAAGATGACAGCGGTAGCATCTGGATGGTGAGCTACATCGATATCATGACGCTACTGGTGGCGCTGTTTGTGATCATTATTGCGGCAGCCGGTGCCACAAGCCCGGCATGGATGGCGACAGAACCAACTCCTGAGCCGCTTTTTGATTCGCTGCCGCCGCTTGAGGTACCGCTGCCAGAGCCACTGGCCAATGTGCGTGACGAGCGAAGATACCCGACCAATTGGCTAGGTGGAGAGTTGCTGACAGGCACGATTACGGCTGCTCAGGGAGTGGCCGGGCGCCCCAGACAAACCAGGCGCGGTGTCCCCCCGCTGCTCGCCATGCCTGATCCGGCCGAGGAATCGACGGCCGCGTTGTCTGAACCCCGTTTGCCGATGCCCTTGGTGCCGGTTGAACAGCCACCGCTTCAATTTCCGCTGGCTAATTACATGGTCGTCCTCACGGACAATCCCCCAAGTAATGTCGAGACGCTCAGCGATAATGCCATCGAGGGCGCGTTGGCCCTGAGAGAGCAGATGGAGCGCTCCCCTTATCTACCTGATTTAGATGGTGTCGAAGTCTCACGGGTAGAAGAAGGCATCAGTTTGCGAGTGCAGGATAAGCTGCTGTTTCCCTCAGCGGAAGCGGGGTTAACCAATGATGGAAGCGAGTTGATCAGTTCGCTTCTTGACACCATCCAGCGTTATGACGGTGAAGTATGGGTTGAGGGCCACACTGATAGTCAGACTATTGATACACCGGAGTACTCGTCCAACTGGGCGCTATCCAGTGCCCGGGCGATCGCTATTGTGGAGGCTTTGGAAAGATCAGGCGTTGCTTCCGATCGCTTACGTGCGGTAGGGCTGTCGGCGACCCAAGCCTTGGCAGATAACGACACGGCAGAAGGGCGGGCACGTAACCGTCGAGTCGAAGTTGTCATCCACGTGGAATAA
- a CDS encoding YcjF family protein — MTTPQPRRHFSLDEPIETRDGPDAELRQRETFAPTDHHQPLPPSPEEKALPEARLGAPRKRRWGLMLALGGGATLGTLELATGIPEAMAQSQWLSMAWQALGIGLIGLGGLSLLKELGRLRRLKRHDRLRSDLAELPERSAKQAQQMAEQLKRQLKLADDDPHWQTFKHACQPHHSGEEIQTLLRYHLLAPRDREAQRLITRMSGETAIMVAVSPLTLVDMALVAWRSLAMVDRLCRLYGLELGYASRLRLFRHVLHNMAFAGASELATDASMDMLSLDLASRLSARAGQGLATGLLSARLGLRAQRLCRPVAFTAEEQPKLSNLRQDLWRQIKRLDKETTPQDRSSQQ; from the coding sequence ATGACCACCCCACAGCCACGTCGGCATTTCAGCCTTGATGAACCCATAGAAACCCGCGACGGCCCTGATGCCGAGCTGCGCCAGCGTGAAACCTTCGCGCCTACCGACCACCACCAGCCCCTACCCCCATCCCCAGAGGAAAAGGCCCTCCCCGAGGCTCGGTTAGGCGCGCCGCGCAAACGCCGCTGGGGGCTGATGCTGGCGCTGGGCGGCGGTGCCACCTTGGGCACCCTGGAACTGGCAACCGGTATTCCCGAGGCGATGGCTCAATCCCAGTGGCTTTCAATGGCCTGGCAGGCATTGGGTATCGGGTTGATCGGGCTGGGCGGTTTATCGCTGCTCAAGGAACTGGGCCGATTACGACGTTTAAAGCGCCACGACCGGCTGCGTAGCGACTTGGCCGAGCTGCCTGAGCGCTCTGCCAAGCAAGCCCAGCAGATGGCCGAACAGCTCAAACGCCAGCTCAAGCTGGCCGACGACGACCCGCACTGGCAAACGTTCAAACACGCCTGTCAGCCACACCATAGCGGCGAAGAGATCCAGACATTGCTGCGCTACCACCTCCTCGCCCCCCGGGACCGGGAAGCGCAGCGCTTGATTACGCGGATGTCCGGTGAAACCGCGATCATGGTCGCGGTAAGCCCGCTAACGCTGGTCGATATGGCGCTGGTGGCCTGGCGCAGCCTGGCGATGGTAGATCGGCTATGCCGACTTTATGGGCTAGAGCTAGGCTACGCCAGCCGCCTTCGGCTGTTTCGCCATGTATTGCATAACATGGCGTTTGCCGGGGCAAGCGAGCTCGCCACCGATGCCAGCATGGATATGCTGTCGCTGGATCTGGCCAGCCGCCTGTCTGCAAGGGCTGGCCAGGGCCTTGCCACCGGATTGCTCAGCGCGCGACTTGGGCTTCGCGCGCAGCGGCTATGCCGCCCGGTGGCGTTTACCGCCGAAGAGCAACCCAAACTCAGCAACTTGCGCCAGGACCTGTGGCGTCAGATCAAGCGCCTCGACAAGGAAACCACCCCCCAAGACCGCTCATCTCAGCAATAA
- a CDS encoding HAD-IIB family hydrolase yields MLEHASASAPPDDRVDPPRLVVTDLDGSLLDHHSYDASPAKAWLARLKQAKVPVIPVTSKTRSELLPLREALGLTMTPFVAENGAVIGLPPGWCHARLDRPGNGRDGMVIKHPSVDIGFIRARLDVWRKRLNVRFTPMSELTPDALTGLTGLDATQAKLARQREGSEPLLWHDDDASLDTFRRALEGDGLQLTQGGRFYHVMGSASDKGSAVTWLVGRFRALRGREPLSIGLGDGPNDVSMLNAVDQAVVIRGHHDLTVEPTNPHLYRTQATGPEGWVEGMSHWWGDALPPTNPRDAKEANA; encoded by the coding sequence ATGCTTGAACACGCCAGCGCTTCGGCGCCCCCCGACGACCGAGTGGACCCGCCGCGCCTGGTGGTCACCGACCTCGACGGTTCGCTGCTTGACCACCATAGCTATGACGCCTCACCGGCGAAGGCTTGGCTGGCCCGATTAAAGCAGGCGAAGGTACCGGTGATTCCCGTGACCAGTAAAACCCGTTCTGAGCTGCTCCCCCTGCGTGAAGCTCTGGGGCTGACGATGACCCCATTCGTGGCTGAAAATGGCGCGGTTATTGGTCTTCCACCGGGTTGGTGCCATGCGCGACTGGACCGGCCGGGCAACGGGCGCGACGGCATGGTGATCAAGCATCCAAGCGTTGATATCGGTTTTATTCGCGCCCGCCTTGACGTCTGGCGCAAGCGACTCAATGTGCGCTTTACCCCGATGAGCGAGCTTACCCCTGACGCCTTGACAGGGCTGACCGGACTCGACGCCACCCAGGCCAAACTAGCCCGCCAGCGCGAGGGTAGCGAGCCGTTGCTCTGGCACGACGATGACGCGTCGCTGGATACGTTTCGCCGCGCGCTGGAAGGTGACGGCCTGCAACTTACCCAGGGAGGCCGCTTTTACCATGTGATGGGTAGCGCATCCGACAAGGGCAGTGCGGTCACCTGGTTGGTCGGGCGATTCCGGGCGTTGCGCGGTCGTGAGCCGCTGTCGATTGGCTTGGGCGATGGCCCCAACGACGTGTCGATGTTAAACGCCGTCGATCAGGCGGTCGTGATCCGTGGCCACCATGATCTGACGGTCGAGCCTACTAATCCTCACCTTTATCGAACCCAAGCCACCGGCCCAGAGGGCTGGGTAGAAGGCATGTCTCATTGGTGGGGTGATGCGTTGCCCCCTACCAATCCGCGCGATGCAAAGGAGGCAAACGCATGA
- a CDS encoding FlgO family outer membrane protein — protein MSAMSFAVMHLTRPFSVAGWLTAGLLVLSLTGCSALGGSNTQQQEPDPDLPELAQKAAEHMVASNPDITRYSPMIAATFVSIDNLSQSSTLGRISSELMASALGRQGMQVREVKMRDSMFIEESVGELILSRQVQRLSAQHDARSILMGTYAQGQDYVYVSARVVRSSDAMVLGSADFRLALNNNTRSLLEGQGGW, from the coding sequence ATGTCTGCGATGTCATTTGCTGTTATGCACTTAACGCGTCCTTTTTCCGTTGCCGGGTGGTTAACGGCCGGTCTTTTGGTATTGAGCCTGACGGGCTGTAGCGCGCTTGGCGGCAGTAATACGCAACAACAGGAACCCGACCCAGACCTACCCGAGCTTGCGCAAAAAGCCGCTGAGCATATGGTGGCAAGCAACCCAGACATAACACGCTATAGCCCCATGATTGCCGCGACATTCGTGAGCATCGACAACCTGAGTCAATCCTCTACGCTTGGGCGCATCAGCTCTGAACTCATGGCATCGGCGCTGGGGCGCCAGGGCATGCAGGTGCGCGAGGTCAAGATGCGCGACAGTATGTTTATCGAGGAAAGCGTTGGCGAGCTGATCCTGTCTCGGCAAGTTCAGCGTTTGAGCGCCCAGCACGATGCACGCTCCATCCTGATGGGTACCTATGCCCAAGGGCAGGATTACGTCTACGTCAGTGCCCGCGTGGTGCGTTCAAGCGACGCCATGGTTCTGGGCAGTGCCGACTTCAGGCTTGCATTGAACAACAATACGCGCAGTTTGCTTGAAGGCCAGGGCGGCTGGTAA
- a CDS encoding D-hexose-6-phosphate mutarotase: MIPDTLQQLLDGVDGQQTSHWQGRDLVLFNAPWGELIVSLQGAQVLHFRPPNDLGWLWVTPTPQPMPGAIRGGIPLCWPWFADERYADETPDRSGTFHGLARHADWRLEAADEHADGIELHLSPTQPLHSQLTVRAVIQANAQRLAVELITENVGDSPVKISGALHSYLAVDDAHQCRLEGLTGARYLDKLRDFAEGEQQGILAIRGAVDRIYHTNEAVMLHDGPRTLRIGKQSSDSTVVWQPDQQPPADTSVEAAKRFVCVEAANTRLDPVWLVPGAQHLLGTTLSRT, encoded by the coding sequence ATGATTCCCGACACCCTCCAGCAGTTGCTTGATGGTGTAGACGGCCAGCAGACGTCTCACTGGCAAGGCCGCGACCTTGTACTGTTCAACGCCCCCTGGGGGGAACTGATTGTCTCGCTGCAAGGCGCCCAGGTGCTGCACTTTCGACCGCCCAATGATCTTGGCTGGTTATGGGTAACCCCCACCCCACAGCCGATGCCTGGTGCAATTCGTGGCGGCATTCCGCTTTGCTGGCCCTGGTTCGCCGATGAACGCTATGCTGACGAAACGCCGGACCGGAGTGGCACCTTCCACGGTCTGGCACGACATGCCGACTGGCGGCTGGAAGCGGCCGATGAACATGCCGATGGAATCGAGCTCCACCTCTCGCCGACGCAGCCGTTGCACTCCCAACTGACGGTGCGCGCCGTCATCCAGGCCAATGCCCAGCGACTGGCGGTGGAATTGATCACTGAAAACGTGGGTGACAGCCCGGTGAAGATCAGTGGCGCGCTGCATTCCTATCTGGCCGTCGATGATGCGCATCAGTGCCGGCTGGAAGGACTGACCGGCGCACGCTATCTCGACAAGCTGCGCGACTTTGCGGAAGGCGAGCAGCAAGGCATCCTGGCCATTCGCGGTGCGGTCGACCGTATCTATCACACCAATGAAGCCGTGATGCTACACGACGGCCCACGCACGCTGCGCATCGGCAAACAGTCCAGCGATTCCACCGTGGTGTGGCAACCGGACCAACAGCCCCCCGCCGATACCTCTGTCGAGGCCGCCAAACGCTTTGTGTGTGTCGAGGCCGCGAATACCCGCCTGGATCCCGTATGGCTGGTTCCCGGTGCCCAACATCTACTGGGTACCACGTTAAGCAGAACCTAA